The Chryseobacterium aureum genome contains a region encoding:
- a CDS encoding xylulokinase encodes MYLLGYDIGSSSVKVCLIEASSGKVIASEFSPKKEMKITAINPGWAEQNPVDWWTNLKLAHEAVMHESGVHPEDIKGIGITWQMHGLILVDKEQNVLRPSIIWCDSRAVPYGEKAFKTIGEEKCLSHLLNSPGNFTASKLAWVKENEPEIFEKIDKIMLPGDYIAMRLSGQIGMTIEGLSEGIFWDFKNNCISEDIINHYGIPESFFPEIVPTFGIQATVSRAAAEELGLKEGTPISYRAGDQPNNALSLNVFNPGEIASTAGTSGVVYGVLDQLEYDKLSRVNTFAHVNYTPEQIRLGVLLCINGTGILNSWLKHNFATSLSSYGDMNDMASLSPIGSKGLSIIPFGNGAERVLENKDTSCSIHGINFNIHSKGDILRAAQEGIVFSYEYGMDIMRNIGMDIQVIRAGNANMFLSSIFRQSLASVSNAVIELYDTDGAVGAARAAGMGIGFYSDSREAFSSLEKIAVIEPEHEKQEQYSEAYARWKHHLKEII; translated from the coding sequence ATGTACTTACTAGGCTATGACATTGGCAGTTCTTCTGTGAAAGTGTGTCTCATTGAGGCATCCAGTGGAAAAGTGATTGCTTCCGAATTTTCTCCCAAAAAAGAAATGAAAATCACTGCGATCAACCCCGGATGGGCAGAACAGAATCCGGTCGACTGGTGGACCAATCTGAAGCTGGCGCATGAAGCTGTTATGCATGAATCCGGAGTACATCCTGAAGATATCAAAGGAATTGGGATCACCTGGCAGATGCACGGTCTGATTCTGGTAGATAAAGAACAGAATGTGTTAAGGCCATCCATTATCTGGTGTGACAGCCGTGCTGTGCCTTATGGCGAAAAAGCGTTCAAAACCATAGGAGAGGAGAAGTGTCTTTCCCACCTGTTGAATTCACCAGGAAATTTTACCGCTTCAAAACTCGCTTGGGTAAAAGAAAATGAACCGGAAATTTTTGAAAAAATAGACAAGATCATGCTTCCTGGAGACTATATTGCAATGAGACTTTCCGGGCAGATAGGGATGACCATTGAAGGATTGTCAGAAGGAATTTTCTGGGATTTTAAAAACAACTGTATTTCGGAAGATATCATTAACCATTATGGAATTCCTGAAAGCTTTTTTCCGGAAATTGTTCCTACGTTTGGTATACAGGCTACAGTTTCCAGAGCGGCAGCTGAAGAATTAGGCTTAAAAGAAGGGACCCCCATTTCATACAGAGCAGGTGACCAGCCCAACAATGCGCTTTCCCTGAATGTCTTCAACCCCGGAGAAATTGCCTCTACAGCAGGAACTTCAGGAGTTGTATATGGAGTGCTGGATCAGCTGGAGTATGATAAGCTATCACGAGTAAATACATTTGCCCATGTCAATTATACACCGGAGCAGATCAGACTGGGCGTTTTATTATGTATCAATGGTACCGGAATCTTAAATTCCTGGTTAAAGCACAACTTTGCCACCTCACTTTCTTCTTACGGAGATATGAATGATATGGCTTCGCTTTCACCTATTGGCTCTAAAGGTTTAAGTATCATTCCTTTTGGAAACGGAGCCGAACGAGTGCTGGAAAACAAAGATACAAGCTGCTCTATTCACGGAATTAATTTCAACATACACTCTAAAGGAGATATACTACGTGCAGCGCAGGAAGGTATTGTATTCTCCTATGAATACGGAATGGATATCATGAGAAATATCGGAATGGATATCCAGGTGATCCGTGCAGGAAATGCCAACATGTTTTTAAGTTCAATTTTTCGCCAGTCGCTGGCCAGTGTGAGCAATGCGGTCATTGAACTTTATGATACCGACGGGGCGGTAGGTGCCGCAAGAGCCGCAGGAATGGGAATCGGATTTTATTCAGATTCCAGAGAAGCATTTTCTTCACTTGAAAAAATAGCGGTAATAGAACCGGAACACGAAAAACAGGAACAATATTCAGAAGCCTATGCCAGATGGAAACATCACCTTAAAGAAATAATCTAG
- the xylA gene encoding xylose isomerase, whose translation MNTLTGTKEFFTGIEKIKFEGKESKNPLAFRYYDAEKIVMGKPMKDWTRFAMAWWHTLCANGSDPFGGPTIHHPWDIGNDAVPRAMHKMDAGFEFMSKMGFSYYCFHDIDLVDPANNWKDYEKNMQTIVEYAKQKQQETGIKLLWGTANVFTHERYMNGASTNPNFDVVACAGNQVKNSIDATIALGGENYVFWGGREGYMSLLNTDMKREKDHLARFLSMSRDYARQQGFKGTFLIEPKPMEPTKHQYDYDSETVIGFLRHYGLDKDFKLNIEVNHATLAGHTFEHELQAAVDAGLLGSIDANRGDYQNGWDTDQFPIDYYDMVQAWLILLPAGGLGTGGVNFDAKIRRNSIDAEDLFISHISGMDVFAKGLLAAADILENSDYKKLRTDRYASFDNGNGKAFEDGTLTLEDLQRIAHEIGEPQPKSGKQELFEAIVNMYI comes from the coding sequence ATGAACACTTTAACAGGTACAAAAGAGTTTTTTACAGGTATCGAAAAAATTAAGTTTGAAGGAAAGGAAAGCAAAAACCCATTGGCATTCCGTTATTATGATGCGGAAAAGATCGTAATGGGGAAACCCATGAAAGACTGGACAAGATTTGCAATGGCATGGTGGCATACCCTGTGTGCAAACGGGAGCGATCCGTTCGGAGGACCTACCATTCACCACCCATGGGATATCGGGAACGATGCCGTGCCCCGAGCTATGCATAAAATGGATGCAGGCTTTGAATTTATGTCTAAAATGGGCTTCAGCTATTACTGCTTCCATGATATTGATCTGGTAGACCCTGCCAATAACTGGAAAGACTATGAGAAGAATATGCAGACGATTGTAGAATATGCAAAACAAAAGCAGCAGGAAACAGGTATTAAGCTTTTATGGGGAACGGCCAATGTCTTCACGCATGAAAGATACATGAACGGTGCTTCTACCAATCCGAATTTTGATGTGGTGGCATGCGCAGGAAACCAGGTAAAAAATTCAATAGATGCTACCATAGCACTTGGAGGTGAAAATTATGTATTCTGGGGTGGAAGAGAAGGATATATGAGCCTTTTAAACACAGATATGAAACGTGAAAAAGATCATCTGGCACGTTTTCTTTCCATGTCAAGAGATTATGCACGTCAGCAAGGATTTAAAGGGACTTTCCTGATTGAACCCAAACCTATGGAGCCTACCAAGCATCAGTATGATTATGATTCTGAAACCGTAATAGGATTCCTGAGACATTACGGGTTAGATAAAGATTTCAAATTGAATATCGAAGTGAATCACGCCACACTGGCAGGCCATACCTTCGAACATGAACTTCAGGCGGCTGTTGATGCAGGCCTTTTAGGAAGCATTGACGCCAACAGGGGAGACTATCAGAACGGATGGGACACAGACCAATTCCCGATTGACTATTATGATATGGTTCAGGCATGGCTTATACTGCTTCCGGCAGGAGGTCTGGGAACAGGAGGAGTAAACTTTGATGCTAAAATCAGAAGAAATTCCATTGATGCTGAAGATCTGTTCATTTCCCACATTTCCGGAATGGATGTATTTGCAAAAGGACTTCTTGCTGCAGCTGATATTCTTGAAAATTCAGATTATAAAAAACTGAGAACAGACCGCTACGCTTCTTTTGATAACGGAAATGGAAAAGCATTTGAAGACGGTACGCTTACCCTGGAAGACCTTCAGAGAATCGCTCACGAAATCGGTGAACCACAGCCAAAAAGCGGAAAACAGGAATTGTTTGAAGCCATCGTGAATATGTATATATAA
- a CDS encoding SDR family oxidoreductase, translated as MKDLFSIKDKVAVITGASGVLGGSLAKSFTHAGAKVVVLGRNQATLDDRVKELTAQGGDALAVEANVMDIESLEAASEKIKEKYGRIDILLNIAGGNIPEATLSPDQSFFDMDIKGWNEVTGLNINGTVYPSYVFGKVMAGQASGNIINISSMAAYSAITRVAGYSAAKSAITNFTQWLASDLALKFGDKIRVNAVAPGFFIGDQNRAILLNPDGSLTDRSKKVIAKTPMQRFGEVEELNGVVQFLCSDAASFITGALIPVDGGFSAFSGV; from the coding sequence ATGAAAGACCTGTTTAGTATTAAAGATAAAGTAGCAGTGATCACCGGGGCATCAGGCGTTCTGGGGGGAAGTCTGGCAAAAAGCTTTACGCATGCCGGAGCAAAGGTGGTGGTTTTAGGGAGAAACCAGGCAACACTGGATGACAGGGTTAAAGAACTGACTGCTCAGGGCGGCGATGCGCTGGCTGTTGAAGCCAATGTGATGGATATTGAAAGTCTTGAAGCAGCCTCAGAAAAAATAAAAGAAAAATATGGCAGAATAGATATTCTGCTCAATATAGCCGGCGGAAATATTCCGGAAGCTACCTTATCTCCAGATCAGTCATTTTTTGACATGGATATCAAAGGGTGGAATGAAGTTACCGGTCTTAATATCAATGGAACCGTTTATCCAAGCTATGTTTTCGGAAAAGTAATGGCCGGGCAGGCAAGCGGAAACATTATTAATATTTCTTCCATGGCAGCTTATTCAGCGATAACAAGAGTAGCCGGATATTCGGCAGCCAAGTCGGCGATTACCAATTTTACCCAGTGGCTGGCCTCTGACCTCGCATTGAAATTCGGAGATAAAATTCGTGTCAATGCGGTGGCGCCAGGGTTCTTCATTGGTGATCAGAACCGTGCTATTCTTTTGAATCCGGATGGAAGCCTGACCGATCGAAGTAAAAAAGTAATCGCCAAAACACCCATGCAGCGATTTGGCGAAGTAGAGGAACTGAATGGTGTTGTACAGTTTCTATGTTCTGATGCCGCAAGTTTCATTACAGGAGCACTGATTCCTGTGGATGGGGGCTTCAGCGCATTCAGCGGAGTGTAA
- the uxuA gene encoding mannonate dehydratase — translation MEKTWRWFGKKDKIKLSTLRQIGVEGIVSALHDIPNGEIWTLEAIIDYKNDIESHGLRWSVVESLPVSEAIKYGGEDRDSLIENYIKSLENLGKAGITTVCYNFMPVLDWARTDLFHEWEDGSSSLYFDKAKFAYFEIHILQRDGAENDYSSEILQKVEELKNTLTEKDNNDLIDSVIVKTQGFVNGNIREGELNPVEKFKSLLALYDGIDKDRLRRNMQYFLEKIMPVCEKWNIQMGVHPDDPPFSLLGLPRIVTNEEDIDWLLNAVNNPHNGLTFCTGSLSANLQNDVPKLAQKFAHRTKFVHLRSTNVFENGDFIEAHHLGGRGKLIEVIRVFEKENPDLPMRIDHGRLLTEDIDKGYNPGYSFLGRMLALGQIEGVMAAVQSELQKN, via the coding sequence ATGGAAAAAACCTGGCGCTGGTTTGGAAAAAAAGACAAGATAAAACTCAGTACACTCCGTCAGATCGGAGTGGAAGGAATTGTTTCTGCACTGCATGATATCCCAAACGGAGAAATCTGGACTCTGGAGGCCATTATTGATTATAAAAACGATATAGAAAGCCACGGACTTCGCTGGTCTGTTGTGGAAAGTCTTCCCGTTAGCGAAGCGATCAAATACGGAGGTGAAGACCGTGACTCTTTAATAGAAAATTATATCAAAAGCCTTGAGAATCTTGGCAAAGCAGGCATTACAACAGTTTGCTACAACTTTATGCCAGTCCTCGACTGGGCAAGAACCGATCTCTTTCATGAATGGGAAGACGGTTCGTCCTCACTTTATTTTGACAAAGCCAAGTTTGCGTACTTCGAAATTCATATTCTTCAAAGAGATGGAGCCGAAAACGATTACAGCTCAGAAATCCTTCAAAAAGTAGAAGAATTAAAAAATACCTTAACAGAAAAAGATAACAATGATCTGATAGACTCAGTTATTGTAAAAACACAGGGATTTGTTAACGGAAATATCAGAGAGGGAGAATTAAATCCTGTGGAAAAGTTCAAAAGTTTATTGGCATTGTATGATGGAATCGATAAAGACAGACTTCGCCGGAATATGCAATATTTCCTTGAAAAAATAATGCCCGTGTGTGAAAAATGGAATATCCAGATGGGTGTACATCCAGATGATCCGCCATTTTCATTACTGGGTCTGCCAAGAATAGTGACCAATGAGGAAGATATTGATTGGCTTCTGAATGCCGTTAATAACCCTCACAACGGATTGACGTTCTGCACAGGATCGCTGAGTGCCAACCTTCAGAATGACGTTCCAAAGCTGGCTCAGAAATTTGCCCACAGAACCAAATTTGTTCACCTGAGAAGTACAAATGTCTTTGAAAACGGAGATTTCATAGAAGCCCATCATTTAGGAGGACGAGGTAAGCTCATTGAAGTGATTCGTGTATTTGAAAAAGAAAACCCTGATCTCCCCATGAGAATTGACCATGGAAGGCTTTTAACAGAAGATATTGACAAAGGATATAACCCCGGCTATTCATTTTTAGGAAGAATGCTGGCACTGGGCCAGATTGAAGGAGTAATGGCTGCTGTTCAGTCAGAATTACAGAAAAATTAA
- a CDS encoding NUDIX hydrolase, with the protein MNQNFIHTYVSVDCVVFGFDHENRLNILLVQRHVADVPLEKQIKLPGSLIFSDEDVDDAAQRVLHELTGIKKMVLKQFKCFADPMRASNAHDIKWMDQEYKHHIDRIITVAYLSLCKIDHKINSTKYDTVDWHPIDEVPLLPFDHNKIINESLMEIRKWIESDFSIIFELLPKRFTIRQLYQLYSALNEKNIDIKNFHKKISSFPYIVPLDEIQKDVSHRAARYYRFDAKIYKKNNTKLIK; encoded by the coding sequence ATGAATCAGAACTTTATCCATACCTATGTCTCTGTAGATTGTGTTGTCTTTGGATTTGACCATGAAAACCGGTTGAATATATTACTTGTACAACGACACGTTGCTGATGTTCCACTGGAAAAGCAGATCAAGCTTCCTGGAAGTTTGATTTTCAGTGATGAAGATGTAGATGATGCCGCACAAAGAGTGCTTCATGAACTTACAGGGATTAAAAAAATGGTTCTTAAACAGTTTAAGTGCTTTGCAGACCCTATGAGAGCAAGCAATGCGCATGACATCAAATGGATGGATCAGGAATACAAACATCATATAGACAGGATCATTACTGTTGCTTATCTTTCTCTTTGCAAAATAGATCACAAGATCAACAGTACAAAATATGATACCGTAGACTGGCATCCCATTGATGAGGTTCCGTTATTACCTTTTGACCATAACAAAATTATCAATGAATCTTTAATGGAAATCAGAAAGTGGATTGAATCTGATTTCTCCATTATCTTTGAGCTGCTCCCTAAAAGATTTACCATAAGACAGCTCTATCAGCTCTATAGCGCTTTAAATGAAAAGAATATTGATATCAAAAACTTCCACAAAAAAATATCATCATTCCCTTATATTGTTCCTTTGGATGAAATTCAAAAAGATGTATCACACCGCGCAGCAAGATATTACAGATTCGATGCTAAGATTTACAAGAAAAACAATACAAAACTTATAAAATAA
- a CDS encoding RagB/SusD family nutrient uptake outer membrane protein: protein MINFNKKLLLGAIFLSLTFTGCNEILDEQPRSIYTADYFNTPDGVNQGFTSLYRQLRLLYGNGYFMSNCQNGTDESTWAQSADGNFKELDMSGNGNINANTFPTSMVWNSVFPYINTANGIIEKGPGFGIAESMISEARFFRGFYYFMLVQTYGGVPLDLGAGELKYNTLPATASARNTVPEVYTKTVFADLKKAVENLPASPRVTGGVTKNVARLMLAKAYLTYGWWLQNPNNIPTYPEASRTDPDGHNAQWYFQQAYDIAMDGINNPGSYALQPTFYDVNVGSNDRNTESMLYADHTQSSTYYNESDPVGFGSGWAPDNFAAWMQTWNYTAIKSSKTTAWAGADVVSAVQREAAQPLGRPWVRMCPTLGVIKNTFADKTNDSRYDGTFVTTYRGNWNKNGTGLTSVPVLYNANNLPVQPGGAILSFLNDDSQTPAYPTGAGQSGVGAGTLSGRADWVIAPNGISRIVYPGLWKIGTYRTDDPNGLGYPNAGLTRPFSVAKFSEFYFIAAEAAVKGASGAMTARDLINVIRARAGKWKFNNAQNTTYVADNSAAMIAATPSVITIDYILAERSREYYGEFYRWYDLVRTQKWGDYAATYQIGGASYGDHTPQTVTRTINPFHYLRPIPQNQIDAMEVSADIKAKYQNPGYN from the coding sequence ATGATAAATTTTAACAAAAAACTGCTGTTAGGAGCAATCTTTTTATCCTTAACATTTACAGGATGTAACGAAATTCTTGATGAGCAGCCAAGATCAATATATACCGCGGATTATTTCAACACACCGGATGGGGTTAATCAGGGGTTTACGTCCCTGTACAGACAGCTCCGTTTATTGTATGGAAACGGTTACTTTATGAGTAATTGCCAGAATGGAACAGATGAGTCTACCTGGGCACAAAGTGCGGATGGTAACTTTAAGGAACTTGATATGTCCGGAAACGGCAATATCAACGCCAATACTTTCCCTACCAGTATGGTCTGGAACTCTGTGTTCCCTTATATCAACACAGCCAACGGAATTATCGAAAAAGGACCCGGTTTCGGAATTGCGGAATCTATGATTTCCGAAGCGCGCTTTTTCCGTGGATTTTACTATTTCATGCTGGTGCAGACTTATGGAGGCGTTCCCTTGGATTTAGGGGCAGGAGAACTAAAATACAATACTTTGCCTGCAACAGCTTCCGCAAGAAATACAGTACCTGAAGTATACACAAAAACGGTTTTTGCTGATCTTAAAAAAGCTGTAGAAAACTTACCTGCCTCTCCAAGGGTAACGGGAGGGGTAACGAAAAATGTGGCGAGACTCATGCTGGCTAAAGCGTATCTTACCTATGGATGGTGGCTCCAGAACCCCAATAATATCCCAACCTATCCCGAAGCATCCAGAACTGATCCAGACGGGCACAATGCCCAGTGGTACTTCCAGCAGGCCTATGATATCGCGATGGATGGAATCAACAATCCAGGATCCTATGCGCTTCAGCCTACTTTTTACGACGTAAATGTAGGTTCAAATGACAGAAATACCGAGTCGATGCTGTACGCAGACCACACCCAGTCAAGCACTTATTACAATGAGAGTGATCCTGTAGGATTTGGATCAGGATGGGCTCCGGACAACTTTGCAGCCTGGATGCAGACCTGGAACTATACTGCCATTAAAAGCAGTAAAACCACAGCATGGGCAGGAGCCGATGTGGTAAGCGCCGTACAGAGAGAAGCAGCACAGCCGTTGGGACGTCCGTGGGTTCGTATGTGCCCTACCTTGGGAGTGATCAAAAATACTTTTGCGGATAAAACCAACGATTCCCGTTACGATGGTACTTTTGTGACGACTTACAGAGGAAACTGGAACAAGAACGGAACAGGTCTTACTTCCGTTCCTGTACTTTATAACGCCAATAATTTACCGGTACAACCCGGAGGAGCCATCCTGAGCTTTCTTAATGATGACAGCCAGACTCCTGCTTATCCTACAGGAGCCGGACAAAGCGGCGTAGGTGCGGGGACCCTTTCAGGAAGAGCAGATTGGGTAATTGCACCTAATGGAATCAGCAGAATTGTATATCCAGGTCTATGGAAAATAGGAACCTACCGTACCGATGACCCGAACGGATTAGGATACCCGAATGCGGGGTTAACACGTCCTTTCAGCGTTGCCAAATTTTCAGAATTCTATTTTATTGCAGCAGAAGCAGCCGTAAAAGGAGCATCAGGTGCTATGACCGCCAGAGACCTTATCAATGTTATCCGTGCCCGTGCCGGAAAATGGAAGTTCAATAATGCCCAGAATACAACCTACGTAGCCGATAACAGCGCTGCAATGATCGCTGCCACACCATCCGTAATTACCATAGATTATATCCTTGCAGAAAGATCCCGTGAATATTACGGAGAATTCTACAGATGGTATGATCTGGTCCGTACACAGAAATGGGGAGATTATGCCGCAACCTACCAGATCGGTGGTGCTTCTTATGGAGATCATACACCGCAGACGGTTACAAGAACAATCAATCCTTTTCATTATCTGAGACCTATTCCTCAGAATCAGATTGATGCAATGGAAGTATCGGCAGATATTAAAGCAAAATATCAGAATCCCGGATACAACTAA
- a CDS encoding SusC/RagA family TonB-linked outer membrane protein, translating to MNRFYFNKSNRAALFFAMTLLPSGIAYSQVKKDTVAKENKIDEVVVIGYGTQRKEAVTGSVATVKGDALREVPSANITQALQGRTAGVDISQTSTKPGAAMQIRIRGTRSLTGDNNPLIVLDGIPFVGSLGDISSSDIKSIDILKDASATAIYGSRGANGVILVTTNRGAKGQKPKFTYNTFTGVQTLFSKYPMMDGPKFAQLRAYAIPAGNTTPLYSNGADENNSVNTDWQSLYYKPAMMTSHDIGVSGGTEGGNYNVGLSYFKQNALIPIQSYERFALRMAIDQQVGSIFKFGFTTNTNYSVSEGNGVNPGAVLGYSPIANPYNADGSPKRVMTTAGGIDQSWIYTRGSLENLGDKYIDETKSFASYNNLYGEASLPIKGLKYRLNVGLDFRTSNSGNYTGVGVFNTNPLGPSAAGRGNNQTYHWVLENLLTYDRTFGKHKVNAVALYSAEQNKYTSSYMSAKNVPADFFQYYNLGQSPQADITVRPEDQVYWKTGLLSAMGRIMYTYDNKYMLTATLRADGSSRLAPGNKWHTYPALSLGWNVTNESFMQNIKAINLLKFRAGWGQTSNQAVDPYSTMGRFNVAPYNFGSAGSTGIYGNQPPNPNLGWEYSKTQNYGIDFGILNNRLTGSVEYYKTHTFDLLTQKSLPATSGWTSIVSNVAETENKGVEVSLNGVIFDNPDGFTWEAGVNFYTNKNKILSLASGTTRDVNNLWFVGHNINSLYDYQYIGLWQAGDPYQSILEPGTAADVVGSIKVLYTGGYNADGTPVRAIGPDDRQIFDTAPKFQGGFNMRFAYKNFELSTVGAFQHGGILISTIYGSASYLNRLTGRGNNVDVDYWTENNTEAYFPRPGRHLSGDNPKYSSTLAMFDASYLKLRTITLGYNVNKDFLKDLKINSLRIYFTVTNPVVLFSPYHKFSGMDPEPNSFGNENQAVSGYQNRQLVIGTNNPSTRNYLMGLNLTF from the coding sequence ATGAACCGATTTTATTTCAATAAAAGCAATAGAGCGGCATTATTTTTTGCAATGACTTTATTGCCTTCCGGTATTGCATATTCACAGGTTAAAAAAGATACAGTAGCTAAGGAAAATAAAATAGATGAAGTTGTTGTGATAGGATACGGAACCCAGAGAAAAGAAGCTGTAACAGGTTCCGTTGCTACTGTTAAAGGAGATGCATTGCGTGAGGTACCTTCTGCCAATATTACCCAGGCACTGCAGGGAAGAACTGCGGGTGTTGATATTTCACAAACGTCTACAAAACCCGGGGCTGCCATGCAGATCCGTATCAGGGGAACAAGATCGCTTACAGGGGATAATAATCCATTGATTGTATTGGACGGTATTCCTTTTGTAGGATCTCTGGGAGACATAAGCTCCAGTGATATTAAAAGTATTGATATCCTGAAAGACGCCTCTGCTACAGCTATCTACGGATCAAGAGGAGCAAACGGGGTGATTCTTGTTACCACCAACAGAGGAGCAAAAGGACAGAAACCTAAATTTACTTACAACACCTTTACGGGAGTTCAGACTTTATTTTCAAAATATCCCATGATGGATGGGCCTAAGTTTGCCCAGCTGCGTGCTTACGCAATTCCGGCAGGCAATACAACCCCTTTGTATTCAAACGGAGCCGATGAAAATAACAGTGTCAATACAGACTGGCAGAGCCTGTACTATAAACCGGCCATGATGACCAGCCACGATATTGGTGTATCAGGAGGAACAGAAGGCGGAAATTATAATGTAGGGCTGTCATACTTCAAGCAAAATGCATTAATTCCTATTCAAAGTTACGAAAGGTTTGCCCTTCGTATGGCCATAGACCAGCAGGTGGGATCTATCTTTAAGTTCGGTTTTACAACCAATACCAATTATTCCGTTTCTGAGGGGAATGGAGTAAATCCGGGAGCGGTTCTGGGATATTCTCCTATCGCCAATCCATACAATGCGGATGGAAGTCCTAAAAGAGTAATGACTACAGCCGGAGGTATAGACCAGTCTTGGATTTATACCCGGGGAAGCCTGGAAAATCTGGGCGATAAATATATTGATGAAACCAAATCTTTTGCATCCTATAACAATCTTTATGGAGAAGCCAGTCTTCCGATCAAAGGACTGAAGTACAGATTGAATGTGGGGTTGGATTTCCGTACCTCAAACAGCGGCAATTACACCGGTGTAGGAGTCTTTAATACCAATCCACTTGGACCGTCAGCGGCAGGACGAGGAAATAACCAGACTTACCATTGGGTATTGGAAAACCTTTTAACCTATGACCGTACATTCGGTAAACATAAGGTAAATGCTGTAGCACTGTATTCCGCAGAACAGAATAAGTATACAAGTTCTTACATGAGTGCAAAGAATGTTCCTGCAGATTTTTTCCAGTACTACAATCTCGGACAGTCACCGCAGGCTGATATTACAGTAAGGCCTGAAGATCAGGTATATTGGAAAACAGGTCTCCTTTCCGCCATGGGAAGAATCATGTATACGTATGATAACAAGTATATGCTTACGGCAACACTTCGTGCCGATGGATCTTCCAGACTGGCACCCGGAAACAAATGGCACACCTATCCCGCATTATCATTAGGGTGGAATGTTACCAACGAATCTTTCATGCAGAATATCAAAGCGATTAATCTCCTTAAATTCAGGGCAGGATGGGGACAGACTTCCAATCAGGCCGTGGATCCGTATTCTACGATGGGAAGATTTAATGTAGCTCCTTACAATTTTGGCAGCGCAGGAAGTACAGGGATTTATGGAAATCAGCCGCCTAACCCGAATTTGGGCTGGGAGTACTCAAAAACACAGAACTACGGAATTGATTTCGGAATCTTGAATAACCGTCTTACGGGAAGTGTGGAATATTACAAAACCCATACCTTCGACCTTTTGACGCAGAAAAGCCTTCCGGCAACAAGCGGCTGGACTTCCATCGTTTCCAATGTAGCAGAAACAGAAAATAAAGGAGTGGAAGTTTCATTAAACGGTGTTATTTTTGATAATCCTGACGGCTTTACATGGGAAGCGGGAGTTAATTTCTATACCAACAAAAACAAAATTTTATCCCTTGCTTCAGGAACTACACGTGATGTCAACAACCTATGGTTTGTAGGTCATAATATCAATTCATTATATGATTATCAGTATATCGGTCTTTGGCAGGCTGGTGATCCTTATCAGAGTATTCTCGAGCCAGGAACCGCTGCAGACGTTGTAGGATCTATTAAAGTTCTTTACACTGGTGGTTATAATGCAGACGGAACACCGGTAAGAGCTATAGGTCCGGACGACAGACAGATTTTTGATACAGCACCGAAATTTCAGGGAGGATTTAACATGCGTTTTGCTTACAAGAACTTTGAGCTTAGCACTGTAGGAGCCTTCCAGCACGGAGGAATCCTGATAAGTACCATTTACGGATCTGCCAGTTATCTTAACAGATTAACAGGAAGAGGAAATAACGTAGATGTGGATTACTGGACAGAAAATAATACCGAAGCCTATTTTCCGCGTCCCGGAAGACATTTAAGTGGTGATAATCCAAAGTATTCTTCTACTTTAGCCATGTTTGATGCTTCTTATCTTAAGCTTCGTACCATTACCTTAGGCTATAATGTTAATAAAGATTTTTTAAAGGATTTAAAAATTAACAGCCTTCGTATTTACTTTACGGTAACCAATCCGGTAGTATTATTTTCTCCTTATCATAAATTCTCAGGAATGGATCCGGAACCCAACTCTTTCGGAAATGAAAACCAGGCAGTAAGCGGATATCAAAACCGCCAGCTTGTTATTGGAACCAATAACCCTTCTACAAGAAATTACTTAATGGGACTCAACTTAACCTTTTAA